A region of Bombilactobacillus folatiphilus DNA encodes the following proteins:
- a CDS encoding amidohydrolase family protein, whose amino-acid sequence MKKIDGHLHLVRAIAGLNGKGRMTPLGHGQTIWDDGTLVKLIPDGWGDDNFLAEAALKVLDDNGIDKAVLLQGSLNGYQNYYAYQSVKKYPERFVAAFSVDPFMEQAMPIVQRHVEDLGFRAIKFEISQGGGLHGYHQPFRLDLDPDVGRIFHYLADYPGFVVTVDYGDASQLSYQPEAMATLAKRYPQLDFVVCHLSFPNADHLARLENALTQWAPYENIATDISAIQDIEGETDFPFPRCQKDVRLAKQILGAQRIFWGTDAPWSATFNSYHNLATWLEATDLFTATELTNVMYNNAQRIYFKPQNVQAMQDASDPMLR is encoded by the coding sequence ATGAAAAAAATTGACGGGCATTTACATTTGGTGCGGGCGATTGCGGGGCTAAACGGCAAGGGGCGGATGACTCCGTTAGGTCACGGTCAAACTATTTGGGATGATGGTACACTGGTGAAATTAATTCCCGATGGCTGGGGTGACGATAATTTTTTGGCGGAAGCAGCGCTGAAGGTTTTGGATGATAATGGGATTGATAAGGCGGTGTTATTGCAGGGCAGTTTGAATGGTTATCAGAATTATTATGCTTACCAAAGTGTCAAAAAGTATCCTGAGCGTTTTGTGGCGGCTTTTTCTGTGGATCCGTTTATGGAACAAGCAATGCCAATTGTGCAGCGGCATGTTGAAGATTTGGGTTTTCGAGCCATTAAGTTCGAAATTAGTCAAGGTGGCGGTTTGCATGGTTATCATCAACCATTTAGGTTAGATCTGGATCCCGATGTCGGACGTATTTTTCATTATTTGGCAGATTATCCGGGATTTGTGGTGACGGTCGATTATGGTGACGCCAGTCAATTGAGTTATCAACCGGAGGCGATGGCTACTTTGGCCAAGCGTTATCCCCAATTAGATTTTGTGGTGTGTCATTTGTCGTTTCCGAATGCGGATCATTTGGCGCGCTTAGAGAATGCGTTAACGCAATGGGCGCCGTACGAAAATATTGCGACGGATATTTCGGCAATTCAAGATATTGAAGGCGAAACGGATTTTCCATTTCCTCGCTGTCAAAAAGATGTGCGTTTAGCCAAGCAAATTTTGGGAGCGCAACGCATTTTTTGGGGTACGGACGCACCGTGGTCGGCGACATTTAATTCTTATCATAATTTGGCAACTTGGTTAGAAGCGACGGATCTTTTTACGGCAACGGAGTTGACCAATGTGATGTATAACAATGCTCAGCGGATTTATTTTAAACCGCAAAATGTGCAAGCCATGCAAGATGCGAGTGACCCGATGTTGCGGTAA